One window of Populus nigra chromosome 5, ddPopNigr1.1, whole genome shotgun sequence genomic DNA carries:
- the LOC133695123 gene encoding vacuolar protein sorting-associated protein 45 homolog: protein MVLVSAARDYVNRMLQDISGMKVLILDSQTVSIVSVVYSQSELLQKEVFLVELVDSISKSKESMSHLKAVYFLRPTLENIQHLRRQLANPRFGESHLFFSNMLKDTQIHILADSDEQEVVQQVQEYYADFVAIDPYHFTLNIPSNHMYMLPAVVDPPGLQQFCDRIVDGISTVFLALKRRPVIRYQRTSDIAKRIAQETSKLMYQQESGLFDFRRTEISPLLLIVDRRDDPVTPLLNQWTYQAMVHELIGIHDNKVDLSSTGKLPKDQQEVVLSSEQDAFFKANMYENFGDIGMSIKRMVDDFQQVAKSNQNIQTIEDMAKFVDSYPEYRKMHGNVSKHVTLVTEMSKIVGERRLMLVSEREQDLACNGGQVAAFEAVTNLLNNESVSDIDRLHLVMLYALRYEKESPVQLMQLFNKLASQSPKYKPGLVQFLLKQAGVDKRTGDLYGNRDLLNIARNMARGLKGVENVYTQHQPLLFQTMESIIKGRLRDVDYPFVGNHFQQGRPQDVVIFIVGGTTYEESRSVALQNASNSGTRFILGGSVVLNSKRFLKDLEEAQRVAKSSTNVV, encoded by the exons ATGGTGCTAGTATCCGCTGCACGTGATTACGTGAACCGGATGTTGCAGGACATCTCCGGTATGAAGGTTCTCATTCTCGATTCCCAAACg GTTAGTATTGTAAGTGTTGTGTATTCACAATCAGAATTACTACAAAAGGAGGTATTTTTGGTAGAATTGGTAGATTCTATATCGAAGTCGAAAGAATCAATGTCCCATCTTAAAGCAGTATACTTCCTTCGCCCAACATTGGAGAATATTCAGCATTTGCGGCGTCAGCTGGCTAATCCTAGATTCGGAGAGAGTCATTTAT TTTTCTCCAACATGTTGAAGGATACTCAGATTCATATATTAGCTGATTCGGATGAACAGGAAGTTGTGCAGCAAGTTCAG GAGTATTATGCAGACTTTGTTGCAATTGATCCTTATCATTTCACTTTGAACATCCCTTCAAATCACATGTATATGCTTCCAGCGGTTGTAGATCCTCCTGGTTTGCAACAGTTCTGTGATAGAATTGTTGATGGCATATCAACGGTCTTTTTGGCATTGAAACGAAGACCTGTTATTCGATATCAAAGGACCTCTGATATTGCAAAAAGGATAGCACAGGAAACATCA AAGCTTATGTACCAGCAGGAAAGTGGCCTTTTTGATTTCAGACGTACAGAGATTTCTCCTTTGTTGCTTATAGTTGATCGAAGGGATGACCCTGTTACCCCATTATTAAACCAATGGACATATCAG gctatggttcatgaATTGATAGGTATTCATGATAACAAAGTGGATTTGAGTAGTACTGGAAAATTACCCAAAGACCAGCAG GAGGTTGTTTTGTCATCAGAGCAAGATGCCTTCTTCAAAGCTAATATGTATGAGAACTTTGGAGATATTGGAATGAGCATCAAGAGGATGGTGGATGATTTTCAGCAAGTTGCAAAAAGTAACCAAAACATCCAAACAATAG AAGACATGGCCAAGTTTGTTGACAGTTACCCTGAGTACAGAAAAATGCACGGCAATGTTTCAAAGCATGTGACATTGGTCACAGAAATGAGCAAGATAGTTGGAGAGCGAAGGCTGATGTTAGTTTCAGAAAGGGAACAGGATTTGGCTTGCAATGGTGGGCAAGTGGCTGCATTTGAG GCAGTGACAAATCTTCTAAACAATGAAAGTGTTTCTGATATTGACCGACTACACTTGGTAATGTTATATGCATTGCGCTATGAGAAGGAGAGCCCTGTTCAATTAATGCAGCTTTTTAACAAACTGGCTTCTCAATCTCCCAAGTACAAGCCTGGG CTAGTCCAATTCCTCCTGAAGCAAGCAGGTGTGGATAAGCGTACCGGGGATCTTTATGGGAACCGAGATCTTCTGAACATTGCTCGTAACATGGCACGTGGTCTTAAG GGGGTTGAAAATGTATACACCCAGCACCAGCCTCTTCTGTTCCAAACTATGGAAAGCATAATCAAGGGGCGGTTGAGAGATGTGGACTACCCATTTGTTGGAAATCACTTTCAACAGGGAAG GCCGCAAGATGTGGTTATTTTCATTGTTGGTGGAACAACATATGAGGAGTCACGCTCTGTTGCTCTCCAAAATGCCAGCAATTCTGGAACTCGTTTTATCCTTGGTGGTTCTGTGGTTCTCAATTCTAAGAG GTTCCTGAAGGACCTGGAAGAAGCTCAGAGAGTAGCTAAATCCAGCACCAACGTGGTTTGA